From Orcinus orca chromosome 3, mOrcOrc1.1, whole genome shotgun sequence, a single genomic window includes:
- the PRR16 gene encoding protein Largen isoform X2, giving the protein MPEKVVDQIDTLTSDLQLEDEMTDSSKTDTLNSSSSGTTASSIEKIKVQANAPLIKPPAHPSAILTVLRKPNPPPPPPRLTPVKCEDPQRVVSTVNPVKTNGTLLRNRGFPGAPNKIPNGDVCCKPSSNLDKAPVQPLMHRPEKDRCPQAGPRERVRFNEKVQYHGYCPDCDTRHHIKNREVHSHSEPVHPPGKLPPHGPAQPPPPHLPPFPLENGGLGISHSNSFPPLRPAPVPPPTAPKPQKTILRKSTTTTV; this is encoded by the coding sequence GTGGTTGACCAGATTGATACcctgacttctgacctacagCTGGAGGATGAGATGACCGACAGCTCCAAAACGGACACCCTGAATAGTAGCTCAAGTGGGACAACAGCCTCCAGCATAGAGAAGATCAAAGTGCAGGCCAACGCCCCCCTCATTAAACCCCCAGCCCACCCATCTGCTATCCTCACCGTCCTTCGAAAGCcaaaccctccccctccccctccacggTTGACACCTGTGAAGTGTGAAGACCCACAAAGAGTGGTGTCCACTGTCAATCCGGTAAAGACCAATGGCACCCTTCTGCGAAACAGAGGCTTCCCAGGGGCACCCAACAAAATTCCAAACGGAGACGTTTGCTGCAAACCCAGCAGTAACTTGGACAAGGCTCCAGTGCAGCCTCTGATGCACAGACCTGAAAAAGACAGGTGCCCCCAAGCAGGGCCTCGGGAGCGAGTTCGGTTTAATGAAAAAGTCCAGTACCATGGCTATTGTCCTGACTGTGACACCCGGCATCACATAAAAAATAGGGAGGTCCACTCACACAGCGAACCTGTCCACCCACCAGGAAAGCTTCCTCCCCATGGCcctgcccagcctcctccccctcacctccctccttTTCCACTAGAAAATGGGGGGCTGGGAATAAGCCACAGTAACAGCTTCCCCCCACTCAGACCTGCACCTGTGCCTCCTCCCACTGCACCAAAACCACAGAAGACGATCTTGAGGAAATCAACCACTACAACAGTGTGA